From Gemmobacter sp., one genomic window encodes:
- a CDS encoding ABC transporter permease, translating to MRRLPANLIIGGVLVALVVGTAALSLVWTPHAENAMNIRGKFAGPSATYWLGTDQLGRDLVTQLMAAARNSMAVALIAVLLGGSIGTVLGLVASAIGGWVEDIVMRFADISFAFPTLLFAIMLAAVFGPSLQNAILAIAFINVPVFARVARASADQIWTREYVFAARAAGMGKFAISRDHILPNIAAPVIVQATIEFAVAILAEAALSYLGLGVQPPESSWGRMLSEAQTLMYLAPQLAIWPGLCIVTAVLGFGLLGDGLRDITDPRLARER from the coding sequence ATGAGACGCCTGCCTGCCAACCTGATCATCGGTGGCGTGCTGGTGGCGCTGGTCGTCGGCACCGCGGCCCTGTCGCTGGTCTGGACCCCGCATGCCGAAAACGCGATGAACATTCGCGGCAAGTTCGCCGGCCCGTCGGCCACATACTGGCTGGGCACCGACCAGTTGGGCCGCGATCTGGTGACGCAGCTGATGGCGGCGGCGCGCAATTCCATGGCGGTGGCGCTGATCGCGGTGCTGCTGGGCGGGTCCATCGGCACCGTTTTGGGGCTGGTCGCCAGCGCCATCGGCGGCTGGGTCGAGGATATCGTGATGCGGTTCGCCGACATCAGCTTTGCCTTTCCCACCCTGTTGTTCGCCATCATGCTGGCGGCGGTGTTCGGCCCCAGTTTGCAGAATGCAATTCTGGCAATCGCCTTCATCAACGTGCCGGTGTTTGCGCGCGTGGCGCGGGCGAGCGCCGACCAGATCTGGACGCGGGAATATGTCTTTGCCGCCCGCGCGGCGGGGATGGGCAAGTTCGCCATCTCGCGCGATCATATCCTGCCCAACATCGCGGCCCCGGTGATCGTGCAGGCCACCATCGAATTCGCCGTCGCCATTCTGGCCGAGGCCGCGCTGAGCTACCTTGGCCTGGGCGTGCAGCCACCCGAATCCAGCTGGGGCCGCATGCTGTCCGAGGCGCAGACGCTGATGTATCTGGCCCCCCAGTTGGCGATCTGGCCGGGGCTGTGCATCGTGACCGCCGTTCTGGGCTTTGGCCTGCTGGGCGACGGGCTGCGCGATATCACCGATCCCAGACTGGCGCGCGAAAGATGA
- a CDS encoding ABC transporter permease — MGLFLLRRTVGFVLTLLVVSVVVFATMNILPGDPALTILGLDASEDALAALREQLGLNDPVLTRYASWVWNALQGDFGISHSFKVPVAGLIAERLPMTISLALAGMTMTLLIALPAGILAASRHRKAADWGVMFLSQLGIAVPAFWLSMLLVLLFAVKLRWLPPGHFPGWSDPVAAIRALILPTVALGLVQSAVLARVTRSSALEVMRLDFVRTARASGLSRARVLWHHVLPNALVPIVTIVGMQFAAVVTGTIVIENVFSLPGLGRLVFQSISNRDLPTVQALVMMFAGIVVTANFIVDLLYVAIDPRLKART, encoded by the coding sequence ATGGGTCTATTTCTGCTGCGCCGCACCGTCGGCTTTGTCCTGACGCTGCTGGTCGTGTCGGTGGTCGTGTTCGCGACCATGAACATCCTGCCGGGCGATCCGGCGCTGACCATCCTGGGCCTTGATGCGTCCGAGGATGCGCTGGCCGCGCTGCGCGAGCAGCTGGGCCTGAACGATCCGGTGCTGACCCGCTATGCCAGCTGGGTCTGGAACGCGCTTCAGGGCGATTTCGGCATCAGCCATTCCTTCAAGGTGCCGGTGGCGGGCCTGATCGCGGAACGCCTGCCGATGACGATTTCGCTGGCGCTGGCCGGCATGACGATGACCCTGCTGATCGCGCTGCCCGCCGGGATCCTGGCCGCATCGCGGCATCGCAAGGCGGCGGACTGGGGGGTGATGTTCCTCAGCCAGCTGGGCATTGCGGTGCCGGCCTTCTGGCTGTCGATGCTGCTGGTGCTGCTGTTCGCGGTGAAGCTGCGCTGGCTGCCGCCAGGGCATTTTCCGGGCTGGTCCGACCCGGTTGCCGCCATTCGGGCGCTGATCCTGCCCACGGTGGCGCTGGGGCTGGTGCAGTCGGCGGTGCTGGCGCGGGTGACCCGTTCGTCGGCGCTGGAGGTGATGCGGCTGGATTTCGTGCGCACCGCGCGGGCCAGCGGCCTGTCGCGGGCGCGGGTGCTGTGGCACCATGTGCTGCCCAATGCGCTGGTGCCCATTGTGACCATCGTGGGCATGCAGTTTGCCGCCGTGGTCACCGGCACCATCGTGATCGAGAACGTGTTTTCCTTGCCGGGGCTGGGGCGGCTGGTGTTCCAGTCGATCTCCAACCGCGACCTGCCCACGGTGCAGGCGCTGGTGATGATGTTCGCGGGCATCGTCGTGACCGCGAATTTCATCGTCGATCTGCTGTATGTCGCCATCGACCCCAGACTGAAGGCCCGGACATGA